One stretch of Labrus bergylta chromosome 24, fLabBer1.1, whole genome shotgun sequence DNA includes these proteins:
- the LOC109984173 gene encoding transmembrane protein 182, translated as MTPAERLKALLFLALFFGAAGFLFTLLSCGTEYWLLAAETCNTNKGSFGGSGLKKGKSSSEALGGVRIFHEGLFWRCSFMAESEDFSTWDLWISNQPSSRLCKAAFLFPFPVYEPSGAEPTEPFEHPSAIVFRTFWSIFLVAGSVSVFIGGFAVICAGPLANHKLYKMGGALQLSGGVCLLAVVVMYLMWVQVLDTLEQFVLHQRLSSCPSFHLSIQLGPSFLLAPVAVFSCLLAGLLSLLIGRMIQEVRREKNQNAPEAPEADV; from the exons ATGACTCCGGCTGAGAGGCTGAAGGCGCTCCTCTTCTTGGCGTTGTTCTTCGGCGCGGCGGGGTTTCTGTTCACGCTGCTCTCCTGTGGGACCGAGTACTGGCTGCTGGCGGCAGAGACATGCAACACCAATAAGGGAAGCTTCGGAGGAAGTGGTCTTAAAAAGGGGAAGAGCAGCAGTGAG GCTTTAGGCGGAGTGAGGATCTTCCACGAGGGTCTGTTCTGGCGCTGCTCCTTCATGGCTGAATCCGAGGACTTTTCAACGTGGGACCTCTGGATCT CCAATCAGCCGTCATCCAGGCTCTGCAAGGCTGCTTTCCTCTTCCCATTTCCTGTTTATGAACCATCGGGGGCGGAGCCAACGGAGCCGTTCGAACACCCCTCTGCTATTG TTTTCAGGACGTTCTGGAGCATCTTCCTGGTTGCAGGCTCCGTGTCGGTCTTTATTGGTGGATTTGCAGTCATCTGTGCGGGACCACTGGCCAATCACAAGCTCTATAAAATGGGCGGGGCTTTACAGCTGAGCGGCG gtgtgtgtctgctggCCGTGGTGGTCATGTACCTGATGTGGGTCCAGGTTTTGGACACTCTGGAGCAGTTTGTCCTCCATCAGAGACTCTCCTCCTGTCCCTCCTTCCACCTCAGCATCCAGCTCGGCCCTTCTTTCCTCCTCGCTCCTGTGGCCGTCTTCTCCTGCCTGCTGGCCGGTCTGCTCTCACTCCTCATTGGTCGGATGATTCAGGAGGTACGGAGAGAGAAAAACCAGAACGCTCCAGAAGCTCCAGAAGCTGATGTTTGA
- the LOC109984191 gene encoding actin-related protein 3 gives MAGRLPACVVDCGTGYTKLGYAGNTEPQFIIPSCIAIKESAKVGDQAQRRMMRGVDDLDFFIGDEAIDKPSYSTKWPIRHGIVEDWDLMERFMEQIIFKYLRAEPEDHYFLLTEPPLNTPENREYTAEIMFESFNVPGLYIAVQAVLALAASWTSRQVGERTLTGTVIDSGDGVTHVIPVAEGYVIGSCIKHIPIAGRDITYFTQQLLREREVGIPPEQSLETAKAVKERFSYVCPDLVKEFNKYDTDGSKWIKQYTGINAISKKEFTIDVGYERFLGPEIFFHPEFANPDFTQPISEVVDEVIQNCPIDVRRPLYKNVVLSGGSTMFRDFGRRLQRDLKRTVDARLKMSEELSGGKLKPKPIDVQVITHHMQRYAVWFGGSMLASTPEFYQVCHTKKDYEEIGPSICRHNPVFGVMS, from the exons GTATCGCCATCAAAGAATCGGCAAAGGTGGGAGACCAGGCCCAGCGCAGGATGATGAGGGGCGTCGACGACCTGGACTTTTTCATCGGGGACGAAGCCATCGACAAACCGTCGTATTCAACAAAA TGGCCGATCCGTCACGGGATCGTGGAGGACTGGGACCTGATGGAGAGATTCATGGAGCAGATCATCTTCAAGTATCTGCGGGCAGAACCTGAAGACCATTACTTTCTTCTG ACGGAGCCTCCTCTCAACACACCGGAGAACAGGGAGTACACGGCTGAGATCATGTTCGAGTCCTTCAACGTCCCCGGACTCTACATCGCTGTTCAG GCTGTCCTGGCGCTGGCTGCATCCTGGACGTCCCGACAAGTTGGAGAGCGGACGCTGACGGGGACTGTGATCGACAGCGGAGACGGAGTCACGCACGTCATCCCTGTG GCTGAAGGGTACGTCATCGGCAGCTGCATCAAGCACATCCCCATCGCCGGTCGGGACATCACGTACTTCACCCAACAGCTGCTGAGGGAGCGAGAGGTGGGGATTCCTCCGGAGCAGTCCCTGGAGACGGCTAAAGCTGTCAAG gaGCGTTTCAGCTACGTCTGTCCCGACCTCGTGAAAGAGTTCAACAAGTACGACACAGACGGCTCCAAGTGGATCAAGCAGTACACGGGCATCAACGCCATCAGCAAGAAGGAGTTCACCATCGACGTGGGCTACGAGCGCTTCCTGGGGCCGGAGATCTTCTTCCACCCTGAG TTTGCCAACCCCGACTTCACCCAGCCGATCTCAGAGGTGGTGGACGAGGTCATCCAGAACTGCCCCATCGATGTCAGACGTCCGCTGTACAAG AACGTCGTGCTCTCCGGAGGCTCCACCATGTTCAGGGACTTCGGCAGACGCCTGCAGAGAGACCTGAAGAGGACGGTGGACGCCCGGCTGAAAATGAGCGAAGAGCTGAGCGGAGGCAAACTGAAG cctAAGCCCATCGACGTGCAGGTCATCACTCACCACATGCAGAGGTACGCTGTCTGGTTCGGAGGGTCGATGCTGGCATCTACA CCTGAGTTCTACCAAGTGTGCCACACCAAGAAAGACTACGAGGAGATCGGCCCGAGCATCTGTCGCCACAACCCCGTCTTCGGAGTTATGTCTTAG